The DNA region AATCCGGGAGGAGGGCCTGGGCCTGGGCTTCCTGGAGGTCGTCTCGGGTCCCCTCGTCCGCTCGTCGTATAAGGCCGAGCAGGTCTTGATGGAGAAGCCGAGCGCGCTGCCCGAGCACCTGGCGCACCTGGAGGGGAGTGACCAGCTCAGCCTGATCTGAGCGGGAAATAAGCACCGCTCCCAGTCTCCCGGAGGCTGGGGCGGTACGCTTTTGCGGGAGGCACGACAATTTCATTGCACCGACGCGCGTCGCTGAGGTTTATGGGTGGGGTGACGTTCATCGCCAGGCGGCTCGCTCCTGCCCGTGGAGGCCAGCCGTGATTCTCAGCATCGACATGGGGGCGAGCGGCACGAAGTGGGCGCTGTACGACCGGGGCGGAACGGCGGTCGCGGATGGCCGCCTGCGCCCCCTGTCGGGTCACCTCTCCGCCCCGAAGGTCCGCCGGGAGATGACGGCTGCCCTGGCCGAGCTGCGCGCCGCCCTGCCGACCCCGCCGTCTGCCGTGGTCGCGGGGGTGACCGGGCTCCAGACCGAGTACCGGCCGTGGCTGCAACGGGAGCTGGGGCGCCTCTTCTCCCTGCCCGCCGGGCGGCTCCTGGTGACCGACGACCTGCACCTCGCCTATGCGGCGCACTTCGCGCCGGGCGCGGGGACCCTGGTGTACGCCGGGACGGGTGCTGTCGCCTACCACCGCACCGAGCGGGAGGAGGTCGTGCGGGCGGGCGGGTACGGCTACCTGATCGACGACCTCGGCGGGGCGTTCTGGCAGGGACAGGTCGGCCTGCGGCGGGTGTTGCGTCAGCGCGAGGCCGGGCAGCACGAGACGCTGCTCGCGCGGCACGTCTTCGGGGCGCTGGGCACCCGCGAGTGGGGGGATATCCGCTCGCTGATCTACGGGGAGGGCCGCGCCGCCGTCGCCCGCCTCGCCCCCGCCGTGTACGAGGCCGCCCGCCAGGACGATCCCGACGCCCTCGCCATCCAGCGCCGCGCGGGGCAGGAACTCGCGCGGCTCGCCGGAGTCGTGCTGGGCCGCACCGGACGCCCGACGCTCGCCACGGCGGGGGGAGCCTTCAACCCCCTGGTGCGCGAGGCCTTTCACGCCGAGTGGGCGGCAGGCACCGTCACGGTCGTCCCCAGCGTGCCGCCCGTCTCCGGGGGCTTCACCCTGGGGCTGCCGCTGCTCGCCGGGGAGGAACCGCGCCCCTGACCTCCCTCAGATGAGCGCCCGCGCCTCGCGCAGCAGTTCGGAGAGGCGGCTGAGGCAACGGCTGTACTTCTTGGCGTAGGCGCCGTGGCGGTACGTCTCGCTGAAGAGGCTCCCCAGCGGCGCCCCCGTGAAGGCGGCGGGCAGGCCGAGGTCGTAGAGCTTGTCGACGAAGTGGACGAAGCGCAGGGCGACGTTCTGGTCGGGCATGGGGGCGAGGTCGCTCACGCCGAGGGCGCCCACCCCCGCGAGGAGCTTGGCGAAGCGGCTGGGATGAACGTCGAGGAGGTGCCGGTTGAGGTCGCGGTGCGCGACGAGGGCGAGGGTCGCCTCGCTTTGCCTCGCCCGCCACGCCCGGAACTCGTCGGGAGTGAGGGGTCCTTCCGGGGCCGTGCCGCGCTGGCGGTAGTCGGGGCCGTCCACCCGGTGCGTCTCGAAGCGGTCGGCGATGCCCTGAATCTGGCGCTGGAAGTCGGCGGCGTTGAAGCGGCCCTGCCCCAGCGCCCCGGGCTCGGTGTTGCTCGTGGCGACCACGCTCGTGCCCCCCGGCATGAGTTGGCCCAGAAAGGTGTTCGCCATGTGCGTGTTGCCGGGGTCGTCCAGCTCGAACTCGTCGATCAGGAGGAGGTCGTGCCCCGAAAAGGCCTCGACGGCGCGGCCCATCCCCAGCGCCCCGATCACGTACATCAGGTCCTGAAAGCTCATCAGGGCCCGTGTGCCCTCGGCGGCGTGGTAGGCGCTGGCGAGGAGGTGCGTCTTCCCCACCCCGAAGCCCCCGTCGAGGTAGATGCCCCGCCCCTCGGGCTTGGCGCGGCGAAAGAGCCGGAAGCCCCCGGGCCGCACCTGCGCCCCCTTGAGAAAGGCCTGGAGGCTCGCGCGGGCCTCCGCCTGGCTGGGGTACCCGGGATTGGGGCGGTAGGTCTCGAAGCGCACGTCCCGGAAGCGGGCGCTGGGAGCCAGCCCGGCGGCGAGTTCCTCGGGCGTGAGGGTAGGTTTGCGGGCGAGGAGGTCGATCACGGGGCAGGGTCTCTCAGGGCGTGTCTGGAAAGGGTCCTCATGGACGCCAAAGTGCGCTCGGGTGTCGTTTGCGTTCCCCCTCTCCTGCGGAGCTTTACAAGTCCCGGCCTCTGCAAGCAGCTCTACGAGTCCCCCACCAGGGGGAGGAGTTAAAAACTCGTCTCCGTCCGGTCATCGAAGCCCGGCGCCCGACCTCTCAAACAGGTGCTCAGGGCGTGGGGAGTCGGAGCGCTGGGGCCAGCCACTTACCGGTGCACCTCCAGCTCCACCTTCACGTTCCCGCGCCGGGTCTCGTTCACCACCCGCTTGAAGTCGATGCGCCCGATCCCCTCGGCGCTGAGGCTGTCGCCCTCCCGGATCTCGGTGCTCGCGCGGGCGACTTGCCCGTTGAGCCGCACCTTGCCCCCCTCGATGCCCTGCTGGAAGTACGCGCGGCTCACCCCGAAGCCCTTGGCCCCGACCACGTCCACCCGCATGGAGGGGACGACGACCTCGCGGGTCTTGCTCCCCCGCCCCGCCGTCTCGCCGACTTCCTCGACCTCGACCTCGCGGCCCCCGAGTTCGGTCAGCCCAGCGAGGGTCTGGGCTGCCTTGCCAGTCGCGGCGACCAGGAACGAGCCGCTCCGTTCCTCGCGCAGGTCGCCGAGCCCGTCCTCGGGCAGGCTCAGGCGGCGCAGGTGCACGGCGAAGTCCTGGAGGTCCCAGGGGGGACCGCCCTCCCCCGGGGTCACGCGCAGGACGGTCACCCCCGAATCCACCTCGGGGATGTGGGCGGGCCACAGGGTGAGGATCACCCGGCGGGCGTCGGGGAAGCCGCCCGCGATGACGTACCTCACCTCGTCGTCCTGGAGGGCGCGGCGGTCGAGGTCGTCGCCGTCGAGGAAGGGGGTGCGCACCACGCGCCCGCCGCGCGCCTGCGACACCAGGGTGGGGAGCTTCTGCTTCATGGGGGCAGGATAGCGTCGCCCGCGCCCCGGACAGGAAGGCGGGGAGGAGGGGGCGGCTCTCCCGATGTCATGCCCAGCGTTCCGGCGGCCCCCGCCACACTACCCCGCTACACTGCCCCCATGCAGATCGCTGACCCGCTCGGGGTGCCCGGCGCCCCGCTGGAGACGTTGCAGGCCGTCCTCACGCACCTGGAGGGGGCCGACCTGACGGGCGGGCGGCTGATCCTGGTCCGCGACCGGCAGGGGGACCGGGGGGACGCGCGGTACGGCGCCGTGCTGGTCGCCGGGGACAGCGCCGTCGTGACCGTCCCCGCCTTCGGGCCGCACTACGGGCGGGCGGGCGCGCAGGCCCTCGCCGAGCTGACGCGCTGGGCGTCGGCGCGGGGGATGCCGGTGCGCGAGACGGCGGTGAACCCGGCCGACCTCGTGCGGGTCCTCGCCGAGCCGGGCGCCGACGAGATCGCGCGCGTGATCGCCGCGAGCAACCCCAGCGACCCCGCGATCTACACCGCCCTGCCCCCGCAGCGCCCGGACGAGGACGACTGGGAGGCGTAAGCGGTTCTCCACCCCACCCCCCACCTCCATGAAGGGTGGGGGTTTTTGTCGCCAGGCGCGGGTTTTTCTCCTGACAGGGGAGTTTGCACGGGGAACGTAAGAGTCCGCGTGGCACGATGCCGACGCGGAGAGGGGACGCGGTTCCCTGCCCCTCCGAATCTGCCCCACCCCCATTCCCAGGAGACTCCACCCCTTCCCATGAACACGTCCAGCCTCACCCCGGCCGCCCCACCCCCGACCCTTCACACCGCCCTGCGCGAGGTGCTGCGCCTGTACGCGCCCGGCGCGACGCTGCTCACGGCGCTGGAGGGGGAGGTGCTGCGTGTGGGGGCCGACGGGATTGCCCGGGAGACCGGCGGCGAACTCGTGCCGCCCGACGCCTGGCTGGAGGGGGGCGAGCTGACGTGGCTCACGCGGGGGGGCACCCTGCTGGGCCTGATGTGGTGCGAGGGGGCGGCGCCGCCGGCGGACGTGGCGGACCTCCTGACGCTGCTCCTGGGGGCGGCGCGCGGGGACGGCGACGGGCGGGAGGCGGACGTGCTCGTCACCCAGTTCCCGCTGCCCGCCGCGTGGCTGCGCGCCGACCTCACCTTCCGGCAGGTCAGCCGCCCCTTTCTCGAACTCCTCGGCCTGAGCGACGCGCAGGTGCTCGGGCGGCCCCTCAGGGAACTCTTGCCGGGGATGCCCGCCCTCGCGGCGGGGCTCGTCCAGGCGGCGGCGGGCCGCACGGTGTCCCTGCCCGACGAGCCCCTGCCGCCAGCCCCGGGTGGGGCGGCGGCGCGCGGGACGGTCTGGGTGCGCGGCGAGGCGCGGCCCTCCTTCGGGGGGGCGGGCGCGGGGGTGCTGTGGACCCTGCGCGACGTGACCGCCGAACACCGCCAGGCGGAGCTGCTGGAGGCGCTGCTGGGCGGCCACGCCACCCCCGCCGCGCTCCTCACGCCCGGGGGCACGGTGCTGCACGCGAGCCCGGGCTGGCACGACCTGCTGCCCGGCGCCGCCTTTCCCGGCTCGCCGCTGTGGGCGTGCTTCCCGGAGACGCCCCCGGAGACGCTGCAAGCCCTCGTGCGCGAGGCGGCGCAGGGCGGCCCGGCCCGGGCGCGGGTGCCGCTCGCGGCGGGGGGCAGCGTCACCCTGAGCGTGCGGCAGGTGGCGGCGCGGGAGAACGCCGACCCCCTGCTCGTGGTGGAGGCGGGGACCGAGGCGGGCCCCGGCACTCCGGGCGACGGGTGGGGCGGCGCGGCGGCGCGGGTGCTCGCCCTCGGCGACCACGCGGCCCTGCTCGTGGACCACGCGGGCCGCACCCAGCTCGTCAGCGAGCGGGCGGCCGAACTCCTCGGGCTGGAGGCCTCCCGGCTGCTGGGCGTGCCCCTCACGCGGGCGCTGGGGGACCTCGGCGTCCGGCTGCACACCCCGGAGGGCGCGGCCCTCTCCCTCCCGGACCTGCGGGCCGGGA from Deinococcus aetherius includes:
- a CDS encoding N-acetylglucosamine kinase, which translates into the protein MILSIDMGASGTKWALYDRGGTAVADGRLRPLSGHLSAPKVRREMTAALAELRAALPTPPSAVVAGVTGLQTEYRPWLQRELGRLFSLPAGRLLVTDDLHLAYAAHFAPGAGTLVYAGTGAVAYHRTEREEVVRAGGYGYLIDDLGGAFWQGQVGLRRVLRQREAGQHETLLARHVFGALGTREWGDIRSLIYGEGRAAVARLAPAVYEAARQDDPDALAIQRRAGQELARLAGVVLGRTGRPTLATAGGAFNPLVREAFHAEWAAGTVTVVPSVPPVSGGFTLGLPLLAGEEPRP
- the zapE gene encoding cell division protein ZapE, which translates into the protein MIDLLARKPTLTPEELAAGLAPSARFRDVRFETYRPNPGYPSQAEARASLQAFLKGAQVRPGGFRLFRRAKPEGRGIYLDGGFGVGKTHLLASAYHAAEGTRALMSFQDLMYVIGALGMGRAVEAFSGHDLLLIDEFELDDPGNTHMANTFLGQLMPGGTSVVATSNTEPGALGQGRFNAADFQRQIQGIADRFETHRVDGPDYRQRGTAPEGPLTPDEFRAWRARQSEATLALVAHRDLNRHLLDVHPSRFAKLLAGVGALGVSDLAPMPDQNVALRFVHFVDKLYDLGLPAAFTGAPLGSLFSETYRHGAYAKKYSRCLSRLSELLREARALI
- a CDS encoding S4 domain-containing protein, with protein sequence MKQKLPTLVSQARGGRVVRTPFLDGDDLDRRALQDDEVRYVIAGGFPDARRVILTLWPAHIPEVDSGVTVLRVTPGEGGPPWDLQDFAVHLRRLSLPEDGLGDLREERSGSFLVAATGKAAQTLAGLTELGGREVEVEEVGETAGRGSKTREVVVPSMRVDVVGAKGFGVSRAYFQQGIEGGKVRLNGQVARASTEIREGDSLSAEGIGRIDFKRVVNETRRGNVKVELEVHR
- a CDS encoding DUF3197 domain-containing protein; the protein is MQIADPLGVPGAPLETLQAVLTHLEGADLTGGRLILVRDRQGDRGDARYGAVLVAGDSAVVTVPAFGPHYGRAGAQALAELTRWASARGMPVRETAVNPADLVRVLAEPGADEIARVIAASNPSDPAIYTALPPQRPDEDDWEA